A genomic segment from Aspergillus chevalieri M1 DNA, chromosome 7, nearly complete sequence encodes:
- a CDS encoding uncharacterized protein (COG:S;~EggNog:ENOG410PTJJ;~InterPro:IPR032567,IPR005162,IPR036875;~PFAM:PF03732;~go_function: GO:0003676 - nucleic acid binding [Evidence IEA];~go_function: GO:0008270 - zinc ion binding [Evidence IEA]), with translation MDPFQELRNEFSSTIRALQNEIESVKNEPKPLQRPKPCLPDPEKFNGQSLKFDTWLASMKAKLRIDAPAIGDAVAQFYYVYLNLESKVQALVLPQLSYAEDTNTWDYNTILDQLSLVYDNPNKVQEAEDYLLVLKQDSGESVAAYIAKFERILYEAKGKDWPDVTKISAFRKGLNPTLRGRLNQQLNLPKSYTDFLRVVQQLGSHSFSSNSTNVSHSQSHQSGSHTKSDPMDLSVININSLSAASTSLDERNRRRQQGSCVRCGSSDHWVKDCSMKAHKESNKIWNQQMIARLEANRLDDLNDLDD, from the coding sequence atggacccctttcaagaactccgaaacgaattttcttctacgatccgcgccctccagaatgaaatcgaatccgtcaaaaatgaacccaaaccacttcaacgaccaaagccatgcctccctgatcccgagaaattcaatggccaatctttgaagtttgatacctggcttgcttcgatgaaggctaagcttaggattgatgctccagctattggtgatgcagtggctcagttctactatgtctatctgaatctggaaagcaaagtccaagctctagttcttccccagttatcttatgcagaagacaccaacacctgggattacaacaccatccttgatcaactatctctggtttatgacaaccccaacaaggttcaagaagctgaagattatctactagtcctaaagcaggatagtggtgaatctgtggcagcctacatcgccaagtttgagaggattctttatgaggcaaagggcaaagattggcctgatgtcaccaagatttcagcgttcaggaaaggcctcaatcctactctccgaggacgtctcaaccagcagttgaatcttccaaaatcatacactgatttccttcgtgtggttcaacaattgggaagtcattctttcagctcaaattccaccaatgtttcccactctcaatcacaccaatctggctctcacaccaagtctgatcctatggacctcagcgtcatcaatatcaactccctgtcagcagcgtccacctccctagatgaaaggaacagacgacgacaacaaggatcctgtgtgagatgtggctcctctgatcattgggtgaaggattgttccatgaaggcacacaaggaatccaataaaatatggaaccagcagatgattgcaaggttagaggcaaaccgtcttgatgaccttaatgatctcgatgattga